A stretch of Carnobacteriaceae bacterium zg-C25 DNA encodes these proteins:
- a CDS encoding S41 family peptidase, producing MIENKNFKEPYFGVKKVTLTIPQLIIGVVVTIVLSIASFFMLAGVFGISGQETAYSPFASSESRGLPSRLIDELANSYALIKKHYVGEFDENKLIDGALAGFTAGLGDQYTSYLNEAEMKSLQESIEGEFEGIGIEIESYEGYIRVVSPIDQSPAYKAGLQSGDVILAVDGKDIKGQSTSEVSKVVRGKKGTRVTLTVDRAGSKFDVTVTRDTIPNTTVKGAMNGTVGVLRISSFAEHTYDELVTKIKQLRESGAKSFVIDVRSNPGGLLESVKKIVNIFVKDGDIMVAMQDNESITAHRASKDFGTFKVTEPIAVLIDNGSASAAEIFAAAIKELGRGQLIGETSFGKGTAQTIRNLSSQTGIKITYSKWLTPKGNWIHQKGVEPDKVVKLPSYAYYAYTNVNTLPQLNDASDEILNIQKILAALDYKVSLTGIYDEQTANVVAQFNEANGINQTTFTAETATKLNELLRQKVSTHDVQLEEALNQLK from the coding sequence ATGATAGAAAATAAAAATTTTAAAGAACCGTATTTTGGTGTTAAAAAAGTTACGCTAACGATTCCGCAACTGATCATTGGTGTTGTTGTGACGATAGTGTTGTCTATAGCAAGTTTTTTCATGCTTGCTGGGGTTTTTGGAATCAGTGGGCAAGAAACAGCGTATTCACCATTTGCATCAAGTGAGTCTAGAGGTTTACCGTCACGTTTAATTGATGAATTAGCGAATAGCTATGCGTTAATTAAAAAGCATTATGTTGGTGAATTTGATGAAAACAAATTGATTGATGGGGCATTAGCCGGCTTTACAGCGGGTTTAGGTGATCAATACACGAGTTATTTAAATGAAGCGGAAATGAAGTCTTTACAAGAATCAATAGAAGGTGAGTTTGAGGGTATCGGTATTGAGATTGAAAGCTATGAAGGCTATATTCGTGTCGTTTCACCGATTGATCAATCACCTGCTTATAAGGCGGGATTACAGTCTGGCGACGTCATTTTAGCGGTAGATGGTAAAGATATTAAAGGTCAATCAACTAGTGAAGTATCGAAAGTTGTTCGAGGGAAAAAAGGAACGCGTGTTACATTGACAGTTGATCGTGCAGGTTCTAAATTTGATGTAACGGTTACACGTGACACCATTCCAAATACTACGGTAAAAGGTGCAATGAACGGTACAGTTGGTGTGTTGCGAATTAGTTCTTTTGCAGAACACACCTATGATGAATTGGTGACAAAAATTAAACAATTACGTGAAAGTGGTGCTAAATCGTTTGTCATTGATGTGCGTTCTAATCCGGGTGGATTACTTGAATCGGTTAAGAAAATTGTAAACATCTTTGTTAAAGATGGCGACATCATGGTTGCTATGCAAGACAATGAATCGATTACGGCACATCGTGCATCAAAAGACTTTGGTACATTTAAAGTGACTGAACCCATTGCGGTATTAATTGATAACGGAAGTGCCAGTGCTGCAGAAATTTTTGCAGCAGCCATAAAAGAATTAGGTCGTGGTCAGTTGATCGGTGAAACATCGTTTGGTAAAGGAACGGCACAAACCATTCGTAATTTATCTAGCCAAACAGGCATTAAAATTACATATTCAAAATGGCTAACACCTAAAGGGAATTGGATTCATCAAAAAGGTGTAGAACCAGATAAAGTGGTTAAATTGCCATCATACGCTTACTATGCGTATACTAATGTGAATACTTTACCACAATTAAATGATGCCTCTGACGAAATATTGAACATTCAAAAAATATTAGCAGCACTTGATTATAAAGTGTCGCTAACGGGTATATACGATGAACAAACGGCAAATGTCGTGGCGCAGTTTAATGAAGCAAATGGTATCAATCAAACAACATTCACTGCCGAAACAGCCACTAAATTAAATGAATTGTTACGTCAAAAAGTTTCAACACATGACGTGCAGCTTGAAGAAGCGTTAAATCAATTGAAATAG
- the lepB gene encoding signal peptidase I, translating into MLMISVLLQMFVVSSFTINGSSMTPTLSENQSMMMWKLSAPSRFDVVVIEAPDQAYEYDKSGQIKKDLFGNDVKKLYIKRVIGMPGDTLEYKNDELYINGKKYDEPYLDASRKIHPAPYMQDRTLTQYMEYARTVIPNLPQENTQLAEKNGVMVIPDDYYFVLGDNRLNSKDSEEYGLVHKRLFKGIVFLRISPLNKIGIAPF; encoded by the coding sequence ATGTTGATGATTAGTGTGTTGCTTCAAATGTTTGTCGTATCTAGCTTTACTATTAACGGTAGTTCCATGACACCAACACTTTCAGAAAATCAAAGTATGATGATGTGGAAATTAAGTGCACCAAGTCGCTTTGATGTTGTTGTTATTGAAGCGCCAGATCAAGCGTATGAATATGATAAATCTGGGCAAATTAAAAAAGATTTGTTTGGTAATGATGTGAAAAAATTGTATATCAAACGTGTCATTGGAATGCCCGGAGATACATTAGAGTATAAAAATGATGAATTGTATATTAACGGTAAAAAATATGATGAACCGTATTTAGATGCTTCAAGAAAAATACACCCAGCGCCATATATGCAAGATAGAACGTTGACGCAATATATGGAGTACGCTAGAACGGTGATACCTAATTTACCGCAAGAAAATACACAATTAGCTGAAAAAAATGGGGTAATGGTTATTCCGGACGACTACTATTTTGTTTTAGGCGATAATCGCTTAAATTCAAAAGACAGTGAAGAATATGGATTGGTACATAAACGTTTATTTAAAGGGATTGTATTTTTACGCATATCGCCGTTAAATAAAATTGGAATTGCACCATTTTAA
- a CDS encoding PTS sugar transporter subunit IIC gives MKQKLITLLNGTSQGVVIALVPAAIFSEVFKLISQYFLPASAVVQMLQATNGLLGLAIGACVAHAFKLTMIEMISVGFATFLSGGALAYQQTGMTLRGTGDLLTMIATSAFCVILLNYTRQFISRYSLLMTPSLLVICGGIFGLTVLPYGQMITKSISECIAFLLLLEQTTMCILLAIIFAYLVVSPLSSAGIAIAVGLSGIGAGAANLGICATMFSLAVGGRQVNSLGVCLAHIFASPKLSMTNMMTKPILFLPIALQASVLGGLASFFAIQGTPFSAGLGLIGLVGPIAHLSQTSLTVVNVMSVVVLFGVVPCVLAFIFDNIFKKRLSMIKDSDYAVHIAE, from the coding sequence ATGAAACAAAAACTAATTACATTACTGAATGGAACATCACAAGGGGTTGTGATTGCACTCGTTCCAGCCGCCATTTTTTCTGAGGTGTTTAAATTGATTTCTCAATATTTCTTGCCGGCTAGTGCGGTTGTTCAAATGCTTCAAGCAACAAACGGGTTACTTGGTCTTGCGATTGGCGCCTGTGTTGCGCACGCTTTTAAATTAACGATGATTGAAATGATTTCTGTCGGATTTGCGACCTTTTTATCGGGTGGGGCATTAGCGTATCAGCAAACAGGAATGACACTTCGTGGCACTGGTGATTTATTGACGATGATTGCAACGAGTGCTTTTTGTGTGATTCTTTTAAACTATACGCGTCAGTTTATTTCGCGCTATTCTTTATTGATGACGCCTAGTTTGCTTGTGATTTGTGGTGGTATATTCGGCTTAACCGTATTGCCGTATGGACAAATGATAACGAAAAGCATTAGTGAGTGCATTGCGTTTTTATTATTATTAGAGCAAACGACAATGTGTATATTATTAGCGATTATTTTTGCGTATTTAGTCGTTTCACCGCTATCATCTGCCGGTATTGCCATAGCGGTCGGGTTATCGGGTATTGGAGCAGGAGCGGCTAATTTAGGCATTTGTGCCACAATGTTTTCGTTAGCGGTTGGGGGTAGACAAGTAAATTCTCTAGGGGTTTGTTTAGCGCATATTTTTGCCTCTCCTAAATTATCCATGACGAATATGATGACAAAGCCGATTCTATTTTTACCAATCGCACTACAGGCAAGTGTTTTAGGTGGACTAGCCTCATTTTTTGCGATTCAAGGTACGCCGTTTAGTGCGGGGTTAGGGCTTATTGGATTAGTAGGGCCGATTGCACATTTAAGTCAAACATCACTGACGGTAGTTAATGTCATGAGTGTAGTTGTTTTGTTTGGTGTGGTGCCATGTGTATTAGCGTTTATTTTTGATAATATTTTTAAAAAGCGATTGAGCATGATTAAAGATAGCGACTATGCGGTTCACATTGCAGAGTGA
- a CDS encoding 50S ribosomal protein L28 produces MAKQCFVTGRKSSTGNNRSHALNASRRTWKANLQKVRILVDGKPKKVWVSARALKSGKVERV; encoded by the coding sequence ATGGCTAAACAATGTTTTGTAACAGGACGTAAAAGTTCAACTGGTAACAACCGTTCTCACGCTTTGAACGCTTCTCGTCGTACTTGGAAAGCTAACTTACAAAAAGTTCGCATCTTAGTTGATGGTAAACCTAAAAAAGTTTGGGTTTCAGCTCGTGCTTTGAAATCTGGTAAAGTTGAACGTGTATAG
- a CDS encoding type B 50S ribosomal protein L31, translated as MKKDIHPNYQPVVFMDTTTGFKFLSGSTKSSNETVEWEDGNTYPLIRVEISSDSHPFYTGRQKFTQADGRVDKFNKKYGFSNN; from the coding sequence ATGAAAAAAGATATCCATCCAAATTACCAACCAGTTGTATTTATGGATACAACAACTGGTTTCAAATTTTTATCAGGATCAACTAAATCTTCAAACGAAACAGTTGAGTGGGAAGATGGTAACACTTACCCATTAATCCGTGTTGAGATTTCTTCTGATTCTCACCCATTCTACACAGGACGTCAAAAATTCACTCAAGCAGACGGTCGTGTGGACAAATTCAACAAAAAATACGGTTTTTCAAACAACTAA